One genomic region from Candidatus Protochlamydia phocaeensis encodes:
- a CDS encoding DoxX family protein yields MIALEKSSLWEPILIRLMVGTVFLSEGIQKFLYPGTLGVGRFSQIGIPFPEITAPFVGIVEIIFGSLLIIGFMTRLACLPLLIDILTAIATTKIPLLLSKGFWPMAHEARTDFCMLLGLLFLLIVGPGKWSIDDRFPTKPAYHLFFPSLLMLIFVIFECFN; encoded by the coding sequence ATGATCGCTTTAGAAAAATCTTCGCTATGGGAACCTATTCTTATCCGGTTAATGGTGGGCACGGTCTTTTTATCTGAAGGCATTCAGAAATTTTTATATCCGGGCACTCTGGGTGTTGGCCGTTTTTCTCAGATAGGAATTCCCTTTCCAGAAATCACGGCCCCCTTTGTCGGAATTGTAGAAATTATTTTCGGTTCATTGCTCATTATCGGGTTTATGACTAGGCTAGCCTGTCTTCCTCTTCTCATCGATATCTTGACTGCTATTGCAACAACTAAGATCCCGCTTTTATTATCAAAGGGATTCTGGCCCATGGCACATGAAGCCAGAACAGATTTCTGCATGCTTTTAGGTCTGCTATTTCTCTTAATTGTGGGACCTGGCAAATGGTCAATCGACGACCGATTTCCAACTAAGCCTGCTTACCATTTATTTTTTCCAAGCTTGCTCATGCTTATTTTTGTAATCTTCGAATGCTTT